The proteins below are encoded in one region of Cytophagales bacterium:
- a CDS encoding helix-turn-helix domain-containing protein, producing MKETIHIKSVSQFHQLVGQSKPRHPLVSVERGFDYSSHTTQFNGIRFVSDLFLIVLKEGVCGKVMYGHNAYDFEEGTLLFFAPGQAMEFESNVEMDGHVREAWRLIFHPDLIRKSDLANHIDEYSFFNYDLNEGLHLSQDEKDTIEEILVKIVNEYNQHIDRHSHRLINSNIHLLLDYCLRFYDRQFYTRTNLNSDVVSKFERLLKDYFKTGKAVELGVPSVSYCANELSLSTNYFSDLLKKETGKSAQEHIHTFIIDKAKTMLLGSTDSISQIGYALGFEYPNYFSNLFKSHTGVSPRVFRNLN from the coding sequence ATGAAAGAAACCATTCACATCAAATCCGTCAGTCAGTTTCATCAATTGGTAGGACAATCCAAACCGAGACATCCATTGGTAAGTGTTGAACGTGGATTTGACTATTCCAGCCATACCACTCAATTCAACGGTATCAGATTTGTTTCAGATTTGTTTCTGATCGTCTTAAAAGAAGGGGTATGTGGTAAAGTGATGTATGGTCATAATGCTTACGATTTTGAAGAAGGAACGCTACTTTTTTTTGCTCCTGGGCAGGCAATGGAGTTTGAAAGTAATGTTGAGATGGATGGGCATGTCAGAGAAGCATGGAGACTTATATTTCATCCGGATCTGATCCGCAAATCAGACCTGGCCAATCATATTGATGAGTACTCTTTTTTTAACTACGATTTGAATGAAGGGCTTCACTTATCTCAGGACGAGAAAGATACTATAGAAGAAATACTTGTTAAGATCGTGAATGAGTACAATCAACACATTGATAGGCATAGCCATCGTTTGATCAATTCAAACATACACTTGCTGCTGGATTATTGCCTGAGGTTTTATGATCGACAGTTCTATACAAGGACGAACCTCAACTCAGACGTAGTGTCCAAGTTTGAGCGACTACTTAAAGATTATTTCAAAACCGGTAAGGCAGTCGAACTTGGCGTTCCGTCAGTTAGTTATTGTGCGAATGAGTTAAGCCTTTCAACGAATTATTTCAGTGATTTACTCAAGAAAGAAACCGGTAAATCTGCTCAGGAACATATTCACACGTTTATTATTGATAAGGCCAAAACCATGCTGTTAGGCTCCACTGACTCCATTAGTCAAATTGGTTATGCTTTGGGGTTTGAATACCCCAATTATTTCAGCAATCTCTTCAAGTCACATACGGGGGTTAGTCCCAGAGTATTTAGAAACTTGAACTAG
- a CDS encoding hydrogenase encodes MANVLWLQGGACSGNTMSFLDAEEPTVVELVTDFGINILWHPSIGLEIGEQVTDLLKDILEGKIQLDIFVFEGSIIQGPNGTGTMNYFAERPMMDWVKELAAVTQFTVAIGDCATWGGIPAVPPNPSESTGMQFLKKQKGGILGADYVSKGGLPVINIPGCPAHPDWVTQILVAISTGRIGDVLIDDYHRPKTFFTDFVQTGCTNVNNFAQKVDGGFGKRGGCLFYEVGCRGPMTHASCNRILWNRTSSKTRANHPCLGCTEPGFPHNDLRKGSVLKTMRTMGIFPKEVPTGQSKGLYYLRAGWEKILPVNKALTETSK; translated from the coding sequence ATGGCGAATGTACTTTGGCTCCAAGGGGGAGCATGCAGTGGTAACACAATGTCTTTTTTGGACGCTGAAGAGCCTACCGTAGTAGAGTTAGTCACGGATTTCGGAATTAATATTCTCTGGCATCCTTCCATCGGCTTAGAAATAGGAGAACAAGTCACTGACCTTCTTAAAGATATACTTGAAGGCAAAATTCAGCTTGACATTTTTGTCTTCGAAGGAAGTATAATTCAAGGCCCGAATGGTACTGGCACAATGAATTACTTTGCTGAGCGCCCAATGATGGATTGGGTCAAAGAGTTAGCAGCTGTCACACAGTTTACCGTAGCAATCGGAGATTGCGCAACATGGGGCGGAATACCTGCAGTGCCGCCTAATCCAAGTGAATCTACCGGTATGCAATTCCTAAAAAAGCAGAAGGGTGGAATATTAGGAGCAGATTATGTTTCAAAAGGCGGATTACCTGTAATCAATATACCTGGCTGTCCAGCACACCCTGATTGGGTCACGCAAATTTTAGTGGCCATTTCAACAGGACGCATTGGTGATGTTTTGATTGATGACTATCATAGACCAAAAACATTCTTTACGGACTTTGTACAAACAGGCTGCACCAACGTAAACAATTTCGCACAAAAAGTAGATGGAGGGTTTGGTAAAAGAGGAGGATGTCTCTTTTATGAAGTCGGTTGTAGAGGGCCAATGACTCATGCGAGTTGCAACAGAATTTTGTGGAACAGAACATCTAGTAAAACGAGGGCTAACCACCCATGTCTAGGATGTACAGAACCAGGATTCCCTCACAATGACTTACGGAAAGGAAGTGTTCTGAAAACCATGAGGACCATGGGGATCTTCCCCAAGGAAGTACCAACTGGTCAATCCAAAGGATTGTATTATTTAAGAGCAGGTTGGGAGAAAATCCTCCCTGTCAATAAGGCATTAACTGAAACTTCCAAATAA
- a CDS encoding VOC family protein: MEHDHVCIITSDAEKLMAWYKEKLGFEFIHSWTVDAMPGLQLYYIGRDHFKIELVGNVPDHRETGANPLEQITAGYNHFAISVESIDATMEELEKKGVQIAAPVMDVPQAGIRASMITDGDGNLIEIIEKIA, from the coding sequence ATGGAACATGATCACGTATGTATCATCACAAGCGATGCTGAAAAGTTAATGGCCTGGTATAAAGAGAAACTTGGATTTGAGTTCATTCACAGTTGGACGGTGGACGCCATGCCTGGGTTGCAATTGTACTATATTGGTAGAGATCATTTCAAAATAGAATTAGTAGGGAATGTCCCTGACCATCGAGAAACAGGTGCAAATCCGCTGGAGCAAATTACTGCTGGATATAATCATTTTGCCATTTCAGTTGAAAGCATAGATGCTACGATGGAGGAATTGGAGAAAAAGGGTGTTCAAATAGCCGCCCCAGTAATGGATGTGCCACAAGCAGGGATTAGGGCCTCTATGATCACAGATGGTGATGGAAATCTGATTGAAATAATAGAGAAAATCGCTTAA
- a CDS encoding TetR/AcrR family transcriptional regulator, whose protein sequence is MKETKPNILKAALQLFNQNGFSSVRLQHIADEANVSIGNLAYHFATKKDLLANIYQDLVLKQVELINELNIVPLFENLDRHWDNVFQIQYEYAFFYQDTLEILRYSNEIFLKCQEHTKWEKDQLFRILQFNISRGALIPLEDDVISQVADLTWLIENSWSQRMTMAENSSLSSEKFKILMWQLILPYLSDIGKQEYDQLIKWKAIPL, encoded by the coding sequence ATGAAGGAGACAAAACCGAACATTCTTAAAGCTGCTTTGCAGTTGTTTAACCAAAACGGTTTTTCAAGTGTGCGTCTTCAACATATTGCCGATGAGGCAAATGTCAGTATAGGCAATTTAGCCTATCACTTTGCAACGAAGAAGGACCTATTGGCCAACATTTACCAGGATTTAGTTTTGAAACAGGTTGAGCTTATTAATGAGCTGAATATTGTACCACTCTTCGAAAACTTGGATAGACACTGGGATAATGTTTTTCAAATTCAATATGAATATGCATTTTTCTATCAAGATACGCTTGAGATACTCCGCTACAGTAATGAGATATTCCTTAAATGCCAAGAACATACCAAATGGGAAAAGGATCAATTGTTCAGAATCCTCCAATTCAATATATCCCGAGGTGCATTGATCCCTTTAGAAGATGACGTTATAAGTCAGGTTGCTGATCTAACCTGGCTCATTGAAAATTCTTGGTCCCAGCGAATGACAATGGCTGAAAATAGTAGTTTAAGTTCGGAAAAGTTTAAAATTCTGATGTGGCAATTAATTTTGCCCTATTTATCTGACATAGGTAAACAGGAATATGATCAATTGATCAAGTGGAAAGCAATACCATTATGA
- a CDS encoding DUF4331 family protein, with amino-acid sequence MRTLKPRKINIARSMVSVAGALIMLVVLTSGHHYETSLALKHPKLDLHDIWVFESKDLTSTAFILSFNPTTQANGDNFSNNGLYHFHIANDKTLNRGLTLTFAFEGEEVSIYASDKPVTEPGEKGTLIGSGPVNKILKFSNGLKLFTGANQDPFQGNAYGIDGFKQAAEKGEFDMSVFDVGEEGNVFGASNSAIISLEIPNELLPSTIHYYASSDLFIMGHWHQVNTIGHVLFPHMYLMGDEANTKKQSLSPKATFDMRQQVADAFNLFVGLSKMKSDPRKYADSLANIVLPDVVSYEIGTKAHYGLNRRNGRHLRDDAMDVALALMLGADEPVDDQVSIKPERITNEFPYIVPIDDAFLKADQKTLEVEALGALLFDLENRNEPKADPVESGSAVITSYRVYWSVFAVLAVGLLIVFAIRRSKR; translated from the coding sequence ATGAGAACTTTGAAACCGAGAAAAATAAATATTGCACGAAGTATGGTATCAGTTGCAGGAGCATTAATAATGCTGGTGGTACTTACTTCCGGGCATCATTATGAGACTTCTTTGGCACTGAAACACCCCAAACTAGATCTTCATGATATCTGGGTATTTGAAAGCAAGGACCTTACATCTACTGCATTCATCCTATCTTTTAATCCAACTACTCAGGCAAATGGCGATAATTTTTCTAATAATGGGCTGTATCACTTCCATATCGCAAACGACAAAACGCTTAATCGGGGTTTGACGTTAACTTTTGCCTTTGAAGGAGAAGAGGTGAGTATATATGCCTCGGATAAACCAGTCACTGAACCGGGCGAAAAAGGAACTTTGATCGGAAGCGGTCCTGTGAATAAGATCCTAAAATTTAGCAATGGCCTAAAACTTTTCACAGGAGCCAATCAGGATCCTTTTCAAGGCAATGCGTACGGTATCGACGGTTTTAAACAAGCTGCAGAGAAGGGTGAGTTTGATATGTCCGTATTTGATGTTGGTGAGGAGGGAAACGTTTTTGGCGCTTCTAATTCTGCTATCATTTCCTTGGAAATTCCTAACGAATTGTTGCCCAGTACCATTCACTATTATGCGTCATCGGATTTGTTCATCATGGGACACTGGCATCAAGTCAATACGATCGGGCATGTACTATTCCCACATATGTACTTGATGGGAGATGAAGCAAATACAAAGAAGCAATCCTTATCTCCTAAGGCCACTTTTGACATGCGCCAACAGGTCGCTGATGCGTTCAACTTATTCGTCGGTCTGTCAAAAATGAAATCCGACCCTCGGAAATACGCAGATAGTTTAGCCAATATCGTTCTTCCAGATGTGGTGTCTTATGAAATTGGAACAAAAGCACATTACGGTCTAAATCGACGCAATGGCAGACACTTAAGAGACGATGCTATGGACGTGGCTTTAGCGCTAATGCTCGGTGCTGATGAACCTGTAGATGATCAGGTAAGCATCAAGCCCGAGAGAATTACCAACGAGTTTCCTTACATCGTGCCAATTGATGATGCCTTCTTAAAAGCTGACCAAAAAACACTGGAGGTCGAGGCCTTAGGGGCATTGTTATTTGACCTTGAAAACAGGAATGAACCTAAGGCTGATCCTGTGGAAAGTGGAAGTGCAGTGATTACTAGTTACCGGGTATACTGGTCGGTTTTCGCTGTACTGGCTGTTGGGCTATTGATCGTATTCGCGATCCGGAGAAGCAAAAGATAA
- a CDS encoding aldehyde dehydrogenase family protein, translating to MNKIILPQAEWSSLMARLVKDFPETLDEDGNILNLIKGEWQEAGNRKPFHSALDGTLLGYYPMITSDICKESVTYLSASKKKWAKESLEVRKEMVSQTLDDMDKVKEFLAFLLVWEIGKPFDQALDGVNRCISGVRWYLENIHDMIGARKPIGVVSNIASWNYPLSVLVHACLVQLLCGNVAIAKTPSDGGLFALTVCFAIGHRHGLPMSLVSGSGGVLSEALVKNEQVDCLSYVGGKSNGRIIAASLYDRNKRYMLEMEGVNTYGVWNYSYFEKLGKQIRSGFKYGKQRCTAYVRYVVERSLFPEFLDMYLPILKSLSYGHPLLVNEGESKPPKLDFGPLINSRKVSDLNVMLTDAMGKGAVALYQGKVNPYDFLPNQDLSAYYAPVSLLNIPKNSTLYHSEPFGPLDSIVLVDSKEELISEMNVSNGALVSSIACDDETEAKEIGSQLRGFKVGLNKMKSRGDNEETFGGIGESWKGCFVGGKYLVMAVTVGEPDEKLVGNFPEYTLLP from the coding sequence ATGAATAAGATAATACTTCCGCAGGCTGAATGGTCTTCATTGATGGCTCGTTTGGTAAAAGATTTCCCGGAGACATTGGATGAAGATGGGAATATTCTTAATCTAATAAAAGGTGAATGGCAAGAAGCAGGTAATAGAAAACCATTTCATTCTGCTCTGGATGGAACACTGTTGGGGTACTACCCAATGATTACCTCAGATATCTGTAAAGAGTCAGTGACTTATTTGTCAGCATCGAAGAAAAAATGGGCAAAGGAGTCTTTGGAAGTTCGAAAAGAAATGGTATCCCAGACCTTGGATGATATGGATAAGGTCAAAGAATTCTTGGCCTTTTTGTTAGTTTGGGAAATAGGGAAACCATTTGATCAAGCATTAGATGGAGTAAATAGGTGTATATCAGGGGTCCGTTGGTATCTGGAGAATATCCATGATATGATCGGAGCCAGGAAACCGATCGGAGTGGTGTCCAATATTGCTTCGTGGAATTATCCCCTTTCTGTTTTAGTCCACGCCTGTTTGGTTCAATTACTCTGCGGTAATGTGGCGATAGCAAAAACCCCCTCTGATGGTGGGCTGTTTGCACTGACAGTGTGCTTTGCCATTGGACATAGACATGGACTACCTATGTCGCTAGTCAGTGGTTCCGGAGGTGTACTAAGCGAAGCGCTCGTTAAAAATGAGCAGGTGGATTGTCTTTCGTACGTAGGAGGCAAAAGCAATGGCCGAATCATCGCCGCTTCATTGTACGATCGTAACAAGAGGTATATGCTCGAAATGGAAGGGGTGAATACTTATGGCGTTTGGAATTACAGTTATTTTGAGAAGTTGGGAAAACAGATCAGGTCTGGATTTAAATATGGAAAGCAGCGCTGCACTGCTTATGTGAGATATGTGGTGGAACGATCACTTTTTCCCGAGTTTTTGGACATGTATTTGCCTATTTTAAAATCATTGAGTTATGGTCATCCCTTGTTAGTAAATGAGGGAGAATCAAAGCCTCCGAAGCTAGACTTTGGACCGTTGATAAACTCCAGGAAAGTGAGTGATTTGAATGTTATGTTGACTGATGCGATGGGAAAAGGAGCAGTAGCTCTCTATCAGGGAAAAGTAAATCCATATGATTTTCTTCCTAATCAGGATCTTTCTGCTTATTATGCTCCAGTATCGCTACTTAACATTCCAAAGAACTCTACTTTGTATCATAGTGAGCCTTTTGGACCACTCGACAGTATCGTTCTTGTGGATTCCAAAGAAGAACTTATTAGCGAGATGAATGTGTCAAATGGAGCCCTTGTTTCAAGCATCGCTTGTGATGATGAAACAGAAGCAAAAGAAATTGGCTCTCAGTTGAGAGGTTTTAAGGTCGGTCTCAATAAAATGAAGTCTAGAGGCGATAATGAGGAGACATTCGGTGGTATAGGAGAGTCCTGGAAGGGTTGTTTTGTAGGAGGCAAGTATTTGGTGATGGCAGTAACAGTTGGAGAACCAGATGAAAAACTTGTTGGAAATTTCCCTGAGTATACTCTGTTGCCTTAA
- a CDS encoding TetR/AcrR family transcriptional regulator yields the protein MSHTKERIISAAIELFNEQGFVNVRLQNIADELEISVGNLAYHFKNKEAIVSTAYYKIGDELSSILSNYRVTPDLRDLDYQLDLYFDFIRKYPFYFIDILEIKRNHPNLHEVRKDYISKMVVQFQKRIEYNKSRGIVKSSLELEHIYQLADNMCMSVTFWYTYQAIKDMDESLESFKKSVWSQLYPYLTKKGMVEYSKFVSSASVE from the coding sequence ATGAGTCACACGAAAGAAAGAATTATTTCAGCCGCGATTGAGCTTTTTAACGAGCAAGGGTTTGTAAATGTACGGTTGCAAAATATTGCCGATGAACTAGAAATTAGCGTAGGGAATCTCGCTTATCATTTCAAAAATAAGGAAGCTATAGTCTCAACTGCTTACTATAAGATTGGAGATGAATTGTCATCAATATTAAGTAACTATCGAGTAACGCCAGACCTCCGTGATTTAGATTACCAGCTTGATCTTTATTTCGATTTTATCAGAAAGTACCCATTCTACTTTATTGACATATTAGAGATAAAAAGAAATCATCCCAACCTTCACGAAGTACGTAAAGATTACATCTCTAAGATGGTCGTCCAATTCCAAAAAAGAATTGAGTACAATAAGTCGAGAGGAATTGTGAAATCTAGTCTGGAATTAGAACATATCTATCAACTGGCTGATAACATGTGTATGTCTGTCACTTTTTGGTACACATACCAAGCTATTAAAGACATGGATGAGAGCTTGGAGAGTTTCAAAAAGTCAGTTTGGTCACAGCTATATCCCTATCTCACAAAGAAAGGTATGGTTGAATACAGCAAATTCGTCTCAAGTGCCTCAGTTGAATAA
- a CDS encoding YHS domain-containing (seleno)protein: MKNQSLFYVILFLWSCSASAQKEYIYSDSKGAIKGYDPVAYFTAAKPVKGKREITYTWKNAQWYFVSTQNRDAFKADPEAYAPQFGGYCAYAVSENTLYKIDPKSWKIVDGKLYLNYDRETQEAWEANLEERIKKAEAYWPAVLYIDDN, from the coding sequence ATGAAAAATCAAAGCTTATTCTACGTAATTCTATTCTTATGGTCATGTTCTGCATCTGCTCAAAAGGAGTATATCTACAGCGACAGCAAGGGTGCTATTAAGGGTTATGATCCTGTGGCATATTTCACAGCGGCCAAGCCAGTCAAAGGGAAAAGGGAAATAACCTACACGTGGAAGAATGCACAGTGGTATTTTGTCAGTACGCAGAACCGCGATGCCTTTAAAGCAGACCCTGAAGCTTACGCGCCCCAATTTGGTGGCTATTGTGCTTATGCGGTTTCCGAAAACACATTGTATAAAATTGATCCTAAGTCCTGGAAAATAGTAGACGGTAAACTCTACCTCAACTACGATCGGGAAACCCAGGAAGCCTGGGAGGCGAATCTGGAGGAAAGGATAAAAAAAGCAGAAGCTTATTGGCCTGCGGTATTGTACATAGACGATAACTGA
- a CDS encoding AraC family transcriptional regulator, with amino-acid sequence MLIDWLSFDYEDQVLLEKYVVKTPLRHELHFDNRGCFIYFKGVELNLLSPEFKGKVNDQESVLFKCGHHYLDLLNQTSEEHVEIFVLHLYPEVLRNIFIKDLPQIIQERAFEKQSQVIASNEVISKFIESLEFYFQNPTLVNNDLLELKMKELVLLLVQSKYLDSILELIEDLYSGKRVRLRKTIETHLYTDLSVEELASLCSLSLSSFKREFKKEFSDSPINYITTKRLEKARELLKVTSLSVSEIAYEVGFNDPLYFTRAFKKKFGLAPTNAR; translated from the coding sequence ATGCTTATTGATTGGTTGAGTTTTGATTATGAAGACCAAGTGCTTCTGGAGAAGTATGTGGTGAAGACACCCTTGAGACACGAGTTGCATTTCGATAACAGGGGATGCTTTATTTATTTCAAAGGTGTGGAGCTAAACCTGTTGTCTCCGGAGTTCAAAGGGAAAGTGAATGATCAGGAGTCGGTACTGTTCAAGTGTGGCCATCATTACCTAGATCTGCTTAATCAAACGAGTGAGGAGCATGTGGAGATATTCGTGCTACATCTATATCCAGAAGTACTGAGAAATATTTTCATCAAAGACCTCCCTCAAATCATTCAGGAACGAGCGTTTGAAAAGCAAAGTCAGGTTATAGCTTCTAATGAGGTCATTTCAAAATTCATCGAGTCGTTGGAGTTCTACTTTCAAAATCCGACTCTGGTTAATAATGACCTTCTTGAATTGAAGATGAAGGAACTCGTTTTGCTATTGGTTCAATCCAAGTATCTGGATTCTATTTTGGAACTTATTGAAGATCTATATTCCGGCAAAAGGGTACGCCTGAGGAAAACCATAGAAACACATCTTTATACTGATCTAAGCGTAGAAGAACTGGCCAGTCTTTGTAGTTTAAGCTTGTCTTCCTTCAAACGAGAGTTTAAGAAAGAATTCAGCGACAGCCCAATCAACTATATTACTACAAAACGACTCGAAAAAGCCAGAGAATTGTTAAAGGTTACCTCTTTGTCTGTTAGCGAAATTGCTTACGAGGTAGGCTTCAACGATCCCTTATATTTCACACGTGCTTTCAAGAAGAAATTTGGCTTGGCTCCAACGAATGCTCGATAG
- a CDS encoding IS110 family transposase: MKKGLNVIHQHAAGIDIGSREFFVDAGEEQVKIFPTYTQGCHALKDYLISRRIQTVAMESTGVYWIILYSILEEAGIEVYLVNGRDVRNVPGRKSDVKDCQWLRQLHSYGLLRKSFVPTGDFRVLRTYMRVRRDNIQSSASQVHLMQKALTLMNVRLTEAINDITGASGLRMVEKILDGETDPEKLVELCEASILNKKRDLVVKALEGEYREEHLFALRQAYRSWKHYNELIHECDKEVEKLLQEITSQIPDVEIKGKRKPIRYHKPDIKDLHQPLLKLTQGKDPTTIAGITDYSFLQIVSEIGVDMSAWKTEKHFVSWLKLAPQKNSSGKSNRRHKVKRHNKASYLFRNVAQGILTSKHLALGSFGRRIRAKRGGGVAIKAIARKIACYYYRVMTKGEAFVEQGIQAYEDALIAKQKRYLEKLAFQHNMVLVPADPDLCP; encoded by the coding sequence ATGAAAAAAGGCCTCAATGTAATCCATCAACATGCTGCTGGAATAGATATCGGTAGCAGAGAGTTCTTCGTAGATGCTGGTGAAGAACAGGTTAAGATTTTCCCCACTTATACGCAAGGATGTCATGCGTTGAAAGACTATCTGATTAGTAGGAGAATTCAAACGGTAGCCATGGAATCCACTGGGGTTTATTGGATCATCTTGTATTCCATACTTGAAGAGGCAGGTATTGAAGTGTATCTGGTTAATGGTCGGGATGTTCGAAATGTTCCTGGAAGAAAATCAGATGTAAAAGATTGCCAATGGTTACGGCAATTGCATAGTTATGGTCTTTTGAGGAAAAGCTTTGTGCCAACTGGAGATTTTAGAGTTCTGAGAACCTACATGCGAGTAAGGCGAGATAACATACAATCTTCTGCAAGTCAAGTTCACCTGATGCAAAAAGCGCTTACTCTGATGAATGTTCGTTTGACGGAAGCTATTAATGATATCACGGGTGCCAGTGGGTTACGTATGGTGGAGAAGATATTGGATGGTGAAACTGATCCTGAAAAGCTTGTTGAATTATGTGAAGCATCGATTCTCAACAAGAAAAGAGATTTGGTGGTCAAAGCATTAGAGGGAGAGTACAGAGAAGAACATCTATTCGCGCTTAGACAAGCCTATCGATCATGGAAGCACTATAATGAGCTTATTCATGAGTGTGATAAAGAAGTTGAAAAGTTGCTTCAGGAAATTACGAGTCAAATACCTGATGTTGAAATCAAGGGTAAAAGAAAGCCCATTCGTTATCACAAGCCAGATATCAAGGACCTGCATCAGCCACTATTGAAATTAACTCAAGGAAAAGACCCAACCACTATTGCGGGAATCACTGATTACAGCTTTCTGCAAATCGTTAGTGAAATTGGTGTGGATATGAGTGCCTGGAAAACTGAAAAGCATTTTGTTAGCTGGTTAAAACTTGCCCCTCAGAAGAATAGCTCAGGAAAGAGTAACAGAAGGCATAAAGTCAAACGGCACAACAAGGCGAGTTACCTATTCAGAAATGTTGCTCAAGGAATACTCACAAGTAAACACCTTGCTTTAGGTTCATTTGGTAGGAGAATCAGAGCTAAAAGAGGTGGTGGAGTTGCCATCAAAGCCATTGCTAGAAAAATCGCCTGCTATTACTATCGAGTGATGACCAAAGGAGAGGCATTTGTAGAGCAAGGTATCCAGGCTTATGAAGATGCATTAATAGCCAAGCAGAAGAGGTACTTAGAAAAACTGGCTTTTCAACATAACATGGTGCTGGTACCTGCCGACCCAGATTTGTGTCCTTAG
- a CDS encoding ABC transporter six-transmembrane domain-containing protein, protein MEVGEASAGKVLRDIVKEYPGKLSITGGLVLAENGLELLYPVIAGVALDAVLEGNLSTAFIMMAIIFTFWLVGALRRAIDTRVYTHIYKELVGKVIQSERKQGLPPSSTVVHAGLARQFVDFFEIQVPAFVTAIVSVAGAVIMLVILEPLIGGMAAAALLISVLTGFRYVKKSETFAEWLHDVQEDEPRVITKGTPLTISRHFHVIGGRRIQLSDLEAKAYLGIGLMAAILFGGLFLHLGTKGGVTAGHLFTLINYVWTFVENLDKMPEQLQQIGKLRELGTRINPDS, encoded by the coding sequence ATGGAAGTAGGAGAAGCTAGTGCCGGCAAGGTACTAAGGGATATCGTGAAGGAATATCCCGGTAAACTATCCATTACCGGGGGGTTGGTCTTAGCTGAAAATGGATTGGAGCTGCTGTATCCAGTCATCGCGGGTGTTGCGTTGGATGCGGTACTGGAGGGTAATCTGTCTACTGCTTTCATCATGATGGCAATCATCTTCACGTTTTGGTTGGTTGGAGCGTTGAGAAGGGCGATAGATACAAGGGTTTATACTCATATCTATAAAGAATTGGTAGGAAAGGTGATCCAATCAGAACGAAAACAAGGGTTGCCCCCATCTTCAACGGTCGTGCATGCCGGATTAGCCAGGCAGTTTGTTGATTTCTTTGAAATTCAGGTACCTGCATTTGTTACGGCTATTGTCTCTGTAGCCGGTGCGGTAATCATGCTCGTAATCCTCGAACCCTTGATAGGAGGCATGGCTGCAGCGGCCCTTTTAATTTCAGTTTTGACTGGCTTCCGATACGTGAAGAAATCTGAAACATTTGCCGAATGGCTTCATGACGTGCAAGAAGATGAACCGAGGGTCATCACAAAAGGAACACCACTTACGATTTCGAGGCACTTTCATGTCATAGGTGGCAGAAGGATACAGCTATCAGATCTTGAGGCCAAAGCTTACCTGGGTATAGGTCTGATGGCCGCCATTTTGTTTGGGGGGCTATTCCTTCATCTGGGGACCAAAGGAGGCGTGACTGCCGGTCATCTGTTCACGCTCATCAACTATGTCTGGACTTTTGTGGAAAATCTGGACAAAATGCCGGAACAGTTGCAGCAAATAGGAAAATTGAGGGAACTCGGGACAAGGATCAATCCGGATAGTTGA
- a CDS encoding helix-turn-helix transcriptional regulator: MNTEEKYLADLGARIKQLREEKSFDQKAFAFYCDIGRTQLYMIENGKTNPRLLTMRKIANGLKIDLSELVNNLES; this comes from the coding sequence GTGAACACGGAAGAAAAATATCTTGCGGATTTAGGAGCCAGAATCAAACAATTGAGAGAAGAGAAATCTTTCGATCAAAAGGCTTTCGCGTTCTATTGCGATATTGGCCGAACTCAACTGTATATGATTGAGAATGGCAAGACTAATCCGAGATTATTGACGATGAGAAAGATTGCAAATGGATTGAAAATTGATCTGTCGGAATTAGTAAATAATCTAGAAAGCTGA
- a CDS encoding YHS domain-containing (seleno)protein, whose product MITLIEDIQDYIYSNEDGAIEGYDPVAYFTDSKPMKGKKDFTYQWKDANWYFVSEKNRDLFKANPEAYAPQFGGYCAFAVSEGETEEIDPMAWKVVEGKLYLNYDLETRDDWEAEQAERIKMAEGHWQTALQKFDN is encoded by the coding sequence ATGATAACCTTAATCGAAGATATACAAGACTACATCTACAGTAACGAAGATGGGGCCATTGAGGGGTATGATCCTGTGGCTTATTTCACGGATTCAAAACCTATGAAAGGAAAGAAAGACTTCACTTATCAGTGGAAAGATGCCAACTGGTATTTTGTGAGCGAAAAGAACCGTGATTTATTCAAAGCCAATCCTGAGGCTTATGCACCACAATTTGGAGGCTATTGCGCCTTTGCAGTATCTGAGGGTGAAACAGAGGAGATTGATCCCATGGCTTGGAAGGTTGTAGAGGGTAAACTGTATCTAAATTACGACCTTGAAACCAGAGATGACTGGGAAGCAGAACAAGCAGAGAGAATAAAAATGGCAGAAGGCCACTGGCAAACTGCCTTGCAGAAGTTCGATAACTGA